The following is a genomic window from Oncorhynchus kisutch isolate 150728-3 linkage group LG6, Okis_V2, whole genome shotgun sequence.
TATCGGGAGGCGGAACTACCGCTACTTCTTCCTGTTTCTGCTGTCACTCACGATGCACATGGTGGGCGTGTTCTCCGGTAGCCTACTCTACATTCTACACCATCAGGAAGACCTGTTGAAGCTGCACTGTACTGTCACGTATCCTTACTTACACACACTCTgtgtgctcagtgtgtgtgtgtgttcatacagtatgtgCAGTATGATGGTCATTCATCTGCAAAGCTTCCTAAAGAGAGCTGTTGAGTCTCCTTTACTGCTTTGTCCAGCTTGGTGGTGATGAGTGTATCAGGCCTGTTCTTCATTCCTGTCCTGGGCCTCACAGGGTTCCACCTCTATCTGGTATCTAGGGGCAGAACCACCAATGAACAGGTCAGACAAACCCTGGGCTGTACTTCATTCCATGTTACTCATGCTTTTAAATGACTAGATAAAAGGTTTCTGTACTATATAATGGGGTGACTCTAGGTTGAGACTCTCCACCACTTTAATTAGGAAATTGTTGGTTACTTTTTCACAGGTTACTGGGAAGTTTCAAGGAGGGGTCAACCCTTTCACTCTAGGTTGCTGTGGCAACTTGGAGTATCTCATATGTAGTCCCATCTCTCCAAAGTAAGAAACATTTCATGTTTTATGTAAACatcatgtacagtataatatattgTAAACGGACCCTAAATTGGAGCTCATTAACTCATCTATTTGCTTGGACCATACCAGGTATACAGCGAGGCCCATTAAGAAATCAGCAGTTCGCATCATGCCTCCTTTCCTGAAaccagagactgacagacagatccCAATTATTAGGGTCAGGGATAACGGTGTCCAGCGTCATGATCTCCAAAGTAAAGTAAGTCTGTCCACCCCAAATACCCTCATTAGGGAAGATcccctattcacacacacacacacacagcatcgttATTAGACTTCATCAGCAGATCAGATATAATGAACTGTGTTTCCTTCTCTTCCGCTCTCAGCGCCTGTCTGCTGACGGTATGGATGAGCCAGATATTAAACGCCTGAACACCCCACCCCCACTGCACCCCAAACCAGACCCCAAACTGCTGAAGAGCCACCTAGCAGCCCTAGAGGGTAGGGTCACGTTACTAATCTGACAAACAAGCATATAGTACCTGTATTTATGCACCTCGTATTATAGATGACTTGAGGAAATTATCATGAAGAAACTTGAAACAGTCCAGAAACCCCTCAAACGGTCATCCACTGCTCTCAACACTGCATCATGGTGGTTACATTATTTCATGTACCATGAAAGGCTTGTGTTAGATTCCACATAcattgctgtctctctctggactaGCTCAGTCCCACTAGATACGATTgtcatttatttcacatttattttggTGAATATTAATCCTCCTTCCTCTGTGTTTCAGTTCCAGAGAGTAGTCTTCATCCCAAACCATTGAGCCCTCCCCCTGGGCAGATCCTGCAGCAGCTCAGGCCAGCACCGCAGTCCCCCACCAAGCCAACACCCCCCTTATCTGTCCAACAGGTCAGTCATATCATTCGCAATAATGACATCAGATACACTGTGCAGCCATTTTCACAGATCGTGGTTGTGGTTTGAGAGCTCTCTGACGGTCTGTTAtatgttgtggttgtggttaCATCTAGGTGGCACCAGAGCAACAGGGGGGCAGCAGTAGAGGTCATTACTTGTCATCAGAACCCATCCTGGCCAGAGTGGACCAGCAGCTAGCCTTCCAGTCGGGTCCCATGTCCTCTCCACACCAGCTCAACTCTCTCACCCTTAACTCCCACTTCCTCACCCATAAACACGCCTATAGACATGGAAACAAGTTGCCGGCCTTGCACTCAGAGGGTCTGATCTCCCAAAAGGTGTCTCCGGGCAGGTTCCCCCCTCACAACCCCCTGTCCAGCCGCAGCAGCTTCTCCTACAGCAACCTGGTGAACCCAGGTGACCCTAACTACCTGCCCCAGCGAGGGGGACCGCCACTTCACTACCACCCCCAATTCTTGACCCTGGGCCTCGATGGCAGTGTGCTGCAGGGGTCCCCTTCACATTCCTACAGCCCCGTGTTCATGGGGGTCAGCAGACAATCTCCCCAGACAAGGGACACTTTACCCAGGGACCCCTCTCTACGGGACGTCACCCCTCAGGCCCTGATGCACAGGGACCTCTCCCCACAGACCTTGATCCATCGGGAGGCCTCTCCGATCCGCTACGATAACCTCTCCAAGTCCATCGTGGCCTCCATTAAGGAGCGGCAGGAGATGGAGGCGAAGGACAGGATGCTGCGGATGCAGGCCAGGTCCCAGGCCCTATATGGCTGCCCAGACATGGGGGTCTACGACATCCCCAGCAGACGCAGCCTCCCTGCAGACAGCATGCGCCCCCCGGGTTCCCGCGCCCCCACCCCGCCCTCATACGGCTCCAGGGAGTTCATGATGAGCACAGGTATTTTGGGGTACGCAGGTACGAGGTCGCCCCTCTCCAGCGCCTCATCATCCTCTCTGACCCGAGCCCCCAGGACTTCCAGCTCCCCACTGCAGAGCAGTGGCCTACAGAGTAAGGGTCGTTCACCCTCCCCATCTTACCTCCCCCCAGACAGGCAGGCCAagccctcatcctcctcctccacccttccccacaccccctcctcttcctctgccccaTGCGTCCCCCCAAAACGCCCCTCACTCATATGCGCCATGGAGGGCAAGGACTCAGCACCCCTGGCTCTATCCAAGTAGGAAACACTAAGTCTTCTTGAGGGTGTatgcagccagtcagccacaccACTCTGCAGTGTTAGCCTGTATATCCACAACTTCCCAGCACGGtgtaagtgtgtctgtgtgggagtcGAGAGGACATCAATATGCAGTTATGGGAATAATTTTGTACAGATATTTATACTTGGTCCTCTTGCTAGACAAGGGTGTGTTTTGAATAAAGACCGAGTGTTAAACCAACACCATATGCAGATATCTGATTCTCAGGACAGTGGCCAATTGGCAGACAGTTGTGCCTCCTCATGTAGTCAAAGGAACCAATAAGCTCAACTAGAACAGAGTTCAGAATACTTATCTTTGAttgttgatatacagtaccagtcaaaagtttggacacacctactcattcaagtgtttttctttattttgactattttctacattgtagaataatagtgaagacatcgaaactatgaaataacacatatgcaatcatgtagtaaccaaaaaagtgttaaacaaatatattttatatttgagattcttcaaagtagtcacccttttccttgatgacagttttgcaaacttttggcattctctcaaccagcttcatgaggtagtcatgtcACGTCCTGaacttagttccttttttatgtctctattttggtttggtcagggcgtgagttggggtgggcattctaggttttgttctaggttttgtacttctatgtgtttggcctggtatggttcccaatcattgttgtctctgattgagaaccatacttaggtagcctgttcccacctgtgttggtgggtagttgtttcctgttttgtgttgtttcacctgacaggactgtttcgtttcttacattctcgttgttatttttgttttgtgttctgttatattaaaatattaacatggacacttaccacgctgcttgttggtccgatcttgactgctcttcctcagacgaagaggagatttGTTACaagtcacctgtaatgcatttcaattaacagttgtgccttgttaaaagttcatttgtggaatttctttccttcataatgtgtttgagccaatcagttgtgttgtgacaaggggtggtatatagaagatagccctatttggtaaaataccaagtccatattatggcaagaacagctcaaataagcaaagagaaatgacagtccatcattactttaagagatgaaggtcagtcaatccggaacatttcaagaacttttaaagtttcttcaagtgcagtcgcaaaaaccatcacgtgctttgatgaaactggctctcatgaggaccgccacaggaaaggaagacccagagttacctctgctgcagaggattaattcattagagttaactgcacctcagattgcagctcaaatgaatgcttcacagagttcaagtaacagacagatctcaacatccactgttcagaggagactgtgtgaatcaggccttcatggttgaattgctgcaaacaaaccactactaaaggacaccaataataagaagagacttgcttgggccaagaaacccgagcaatggacattagactggtggaaatccgtctaatttggtctgatgagtcgaaatgtgagatttttggatccaaccgtcgtgtctttgtgagatgcagagtaggtgaacggatgatctccgcatgtgagGTTCCCACCGTTCCCACCaagcatggaggagaagttgtgatggtgtggggtgcttttctggtgaatgtttgtgttttatttacaattcaaggcacatttaaccagcatgactaccacagcattctgcagtgatacgccatcccatctggtttgagcttagtgggactatcatttgtttttcaacagggcaatgagtcagggctatttgaccaataaggagagtgatggaatgctgcatcaagtgacctggcctccacaatcacccgacctcaacccagttgaaatGGTGTGGgaagagttggaccacagagtgaaggcaaggcagccaacaagtgctcagcaaatgtgggaactccttcaagactgctggaaaagcattcctcatgatgcaggttgagagaatgccaagagtgtgcaatgctgccatcaaggcaaaggggggctactttgaagaatctcaaatataaaacatattctgatttgtttaacacttttttggttactacatgattccatatgtgttatctcataatgttgatgtcttcactattatgtcgaaaatagtccaaataaagaaaaacccttgaataagtaggtgtgtccaaacttttgactggtactgtatgtgtttggtATATGTGTTTTGAAATATGTGTTTTGATATATGTGTTTTGATATATGTGTTTGATAATGCATTTGAGAAATAATGTAATGTGATGATGATGAGACATTCTATTATTTTGTGTCTGATGAAGTCATGCTTTATTAATATTTTGTAGTTGTTTTGACAAATAAAAAAGTGACTGTTTTGTTCCTTTTTTTGTATTAGTTGTT
Proteins encoded in this region:
- the LOC109892491 gene encoding probable palmitoyltransferase ZDHHC8, coding for MPTSGDERIKASAFIPVSTAAVLLVGSTTLFFVFTCPWLAVTVSTYVPPCSAILFFLVLANFTMATFMDAGVLPMANEDEDKDDDLRAPLYKNVDVKGVQVRLKWCASCHFYRPPRCSHCSVCDHCVEDFDHHCPWVNNCIGRRNYRYFFLFLLSLTMHMVGVFSGSLLYILHHQEDLLKLHCTVTLVVMSVSGLFFIPVLGLTGFHLYLVSRGRTTNEQVTGKFQGGVNPFTLGCCGNLEYLICSPISPKYTARPIKKSAVRIMPPFLKPETDRQIPIIRVRDNGVQRHDLQSKRLSADGMDEPDIKRLNTPPPLHPKPDPKLLKSHLAALEVPESSLHPKPLSPPPGQILQQLRPAPQSPTKPTPPLSVQQVAPEQQGGSSRGHYLSSEPILARVDQQLAFQSGPMSSPHQLNSLTLNSHFLTHKHAYRHGNKLPALHSEGLISQKVSPGRFPPHNPLSSRSSFSYSNLVNPGDPNYLPQRGGPPLHYHPQFLTLGLDGSVLQGSPSHSYSPVFMGVSRQSPQTRDTLPRDPSLRDVTPQALMHRDLSPQTLIHREASPIRYDNLSKSIVASIKERQEMEAKDRMLRMQARSQALYGCPDMGVYDIPSRRSLPADSMRPPGSRAPTPPSYGSREFMMSTGILGYAGTRSPLSSASSSSLTRAPRTSSSPLQSSGLQSKGRSPSPSYLPPDRQAKPSSSSSTLPHTPSSSSAPCVPPKRPSLICAMEGKDSAPLALSK